In the Vitis vinifera cultivar Pinot Noir 40024 chromosome 2, ASM3070453v1 genome, one interval contains:
- the LOC100263035 gene encoding cytochrome P450 76T24, with protein MELQIALLLLCITLFCFCLRHFLLPSYTAKLPPGPTGLPILGSLLQLGEKPHHTLAKFAESHGPLISLRLGSITTVVASSPQTAKLILQNHADNFLDRPVPDAIMAMPNPECTLAWIPGDHVWRNRRRVCASHMFTTQRLDSLQHLRQKKVDQLLQHITKHCVLGTPVYITDLASATILNLMSNTMFSVDLVDPRFESAQEFRELMWRIMEGVGKPNISDYFPIFRSLDLQGVKRGTVPSYKRLHEILDGIIQERMKLRASSSTTSMNDFLDVLLDQCQVDGSDFSSDTIKTLLVELVFGGSDTSSVTIEWAMAELLRNPHVMQKVRIELSEVISPGQSIKESDIDRLPYFQAVVKETMRLHPPAPLLLPYKAKNDLEICGFTIPKDSHVLVNIWAIARDPGYWEDPLSFLPERFLSSNIDFRGQDFEYLPFGAGKRICPGISLGLRMVHLVLASIIHSFSWKLPQGITPESLDMKEQFGVTLKKVVPLCAIPFIEEKCSP; from the exons ATGGAACTTCAAATCGCCTTGCTCCTGCTTTGCATCACACTCTTCTGTTTCTGCCTCCGCCACTTTCTCTTGCCATCATACACTGCAAAGCTACCACCCGGTCCAACTGGCCTTCCCATCTTGGGCTCACTGCTTCAACTCGGTGAAAAACCCCACCACACACTTGCAAAATTCGCTGAATCCCACGGCCCTCTCATCTCTCTCCGCCTCGGCTCCATCACCACCGTGGTCGCTTCCTCCCCTCAAACAGCCAAACTAATCCTCCAAAACCATGCTGACAACTTCTTGGATCGTCCTGTTCCTGATGCTATCATGGCAATGCCTAATCCTGAATGCACACTTGCTTGGATCCCTGGTGACCATGTGTGGCGCAACCGCCGCAGAGTTTGCGCTTCTCACATGTTCACTACTCAGAGACTCGACTCACTCCAACACCTGCGGCAGAAAAAAGTGGACCAACTCCTCCAACACATCACAAAACACTGTGTTTTGGGAACACCGGTATACATTACCGATCTCGCCTCAGCCACCATCTTGAACTTGATGTCAAACACCATGTTCTCCGTTGACCTTGTTGATCCAAGATTCGAGTCAGCTCAGGAGTTCAGGGAGCTGATGTGGAGAATTATGGAGGGTGTTGGGAAGCCCAACATTTCAGATTATTTTCCCATATTCCGGAGTTTGGACTTGCAAGGTGTGAAGCGTGGCACCGTTCCATCCTACAAAAGACTCCATGAGATACTTGATGGGATCATCCAAGAACGCATGAAACTTAGAGCCTCCAGTTCCACCACCAGCATGAATGATTTCTTGGATGTGCTTCTTGATCAGTGCCAAGTGGATGGCTCTGATTTCAGTTCTGATACTATCAAGACTTTACTTGTG GAACTAGTCTTTGGTGGAAGTGATACTTCTTCAGTAACAATCGAGTGGGCAATGGCTGAACTTCTTCGCAATCCTCATGTGATGCAAAAGGTTCGAATAGAGCTGAGTGAGGTAATCAGCCCAGGGCAAAGTATAAAAGAATCAGATATTGATCGACTGCCATATTTTCAAGCGGTTGTAAAAGAGACAATGAGACTCCATCCGCCTGCTCCTCTTCTCTTACCATATAAGGCAAAGAATGACCTAGAAATATGTGGTTTCACCATACCGAAGGACAGTCATGTTCTAGTGAATATTTGGGCTATTGCAAGAGATCCAGGATACTGGGAGGATCCATTGTCATTCCTTCCTGAAAGATTCTTGAGTTCTAACATAGATTTTAGAGGTCAAGATTTTGAATACCTACCATTTGGAGCAGGTAAGCGAATCTGCCCAGGCATATCCCTTGGTCTAAGAATGGTTCATTTAGTACTAGCTTCCATTATTCATTCGTTCAGTTGGAAGCTTCCTCAGGGAATCACTCCGGAGAGCCTCGACATGAAGGAGCAGTTTGGAGTTACCCTGAAAAAGGTCGTTCCCCTTTGCGCCATTCCATTCATAGAAGAAAAATGCTCTCCATAA